In Bradyrhizobium sp. WBOS07, the genomic window CGTGCATTCGTATCTGTTCAAGGATTTCGAGACAGCGACCCGCCTGTTGGACCGGGCGATCACGGTCGGCCCCAATTCGGCCATGGCGTGGACGATGAGCAGTGCGACCTGCGGTTATCTCGGCGAAGGATCTACCGCGGTCTTGCGCGCCGAGCACGGCCTGCGCTTGTCGCCCATGGATTCACACGTGTTCTGGCACGAGCACCTGCTTTCCCAGGCGCACTACATCAACGGCAATTTCGATGAAGCGGCCGCCTGGGGTTGGCGAGCCGCGAAGCATAACGAGCGTTTCACCTCGAACTTCCGCATCCTGGCAGCCAGCCTGGTGGCCATCGGAAAATTTGTAGACGCGCGCCAGATCGCGCAACGCCATATGCTGATCGATCCGCATTTCCGTCTGCAGGCTTGGGCGGACCGCACGCCCCTCAACGCGGCCACCCGCGACAACCTTCGGCAACGACTCAAGGCGGCAGGATTTCCAGACTGAGTTTTATGCAAGCGATAGGCGTCAAATCATTGGGAGGCTGCGATGGCAGGCAACGCCGGGAATGCGGGAAACGCAGGTAACGCTGGGAATGCGGGAAACGTCGCTAATGCAGGCTCGGGCGGCGGCGGCTGGATCTTTCCGGATCGCGTGGACTTGCCGTTCATTACGGAAACGGGCGTCAGCACCAACCGCACCACCGTCACCGAGTTCCCTGACCGGAGCTGGACTCCGGACTGGTACGCCTGGCGGCTGCTGGCCGAATTCGCCATTCACGGCGGGTGGAGCTCGATCACGGTTGCCCCACCAAACTTAGCGAACACCGGGGCTGAGATCGACGCGCTCGTGACAATGGCCAAAGACGAGCGGGCGGATGCGCTCGGCGAGATTTTTGCGCAGAACGACGAGTTTCTAAGCTACTTCATGGCGCTTCTCAGCGTCACGCCGAACTCGCATCCAAACACTTGTCGGGTAATCGCCACGGCAAGCCTGATCGCGCTTCAGGTCGCGATGCACTGGAAAGCCCACTACAAGCGGCCGCGACCGTCGCAAATCTGTCCAGCGCTATTGCCGCCGATCCAGGTTCCCGGCCACGCATCGTATCCCAGCGGGCACGCGACTCAGGCGCATTTGATCGCGCTCGGCCTGAAGTCGGTGATACCGGCGTCGGTGAGGCCAATGGCCGATGATCTCACCGTTCTCGCCGGCCGGATCGCGCGAAACCGCCAGATCGCCGGTCTCCACTACCAGAGTGACACGGACGCCGGCGTACGATTGGCCAGTGACATCTACAATATCTTAGTCGACACGACCTCGGTCCCGAGTTTTGATGCCTTGATCACAGCTGCTCAGGGGGAGTGGCCATGATCGCGCGCGCGAGTGGTGTCGAACAACACGAGCTTCCTACGCGGGACGATTTGAACGCGGGTCTGCGCCGGCAGATATTGTTGCCACCGCCACCGCCGCCCAAGGACTTCGACGCGCTGAGTGCTGATGCGCGGGCGCTCGAATTCTACCGGCTTCCGCCCAAGCCGCCCCTGCGCGCGGGACGCAGGGCCGAGTCACTATGGGCGAGGCTTCTTTCCAAGCCTATCGAAGTTCTGCCTATGATCTATCCGGGCTCCGCGACCGACTTTCGTGTCAACCGGGGCCGTTTGGGCTCGGGCTATCCCGGCCGTCACGAAACCAGCTTCAATTGGTCGGGCGCATGTATTGCGGCGACGGAGGGGACCCAGTTCACGCAGGTGTGGGGCGCCTGGGAGGTCCCCAAGCCGAGTGCTCCCTCGCCTGCGCCGGGCGATTATCGCTGTTCGACCTGGATCGGGATAGATGGTCATCGGCGCTTCGATAATTCGCTGCCGCAGATCGGGACGACGCAAAGGATTGTGGTTGCCGCTGACGGCAGCGTTGCTCCGCCTTCCGCGGAAGCATGGGTTCAATGGTGGTTTCGCGGTGACCGCGACACTGGCCCGTGGACACTCCCCAACTTTCCGGTGCAACCGGGGGACCACGTCAGATGTGTTCTGACCGTCATAGCGCAAGACCACGTCCGTTTCTTCATCAAGAATGAAACGCAGGGCGGAAAGTCGCTTTCGGTCGATCTCCTAGCGCCGACGATTCCGCTTCCATACCCGATTGGACTTCCGATCGAATTTCCGGCACGAGGCCGTACGGCAGAATGGGTCACGGAGCGGCCGACGATCTTGCATGCGACCGACCTTTATCGCTTGCCCAATTATGGCTCGGTAACGTTCGACGACTGCTTCGCGCTCGCGGGCACCGGCGGAATCGGCTATCAGCCTCAAGATCTGGGGAATGCCAGACTGATCAAGATGATCGAGACCCGCGACCATCCGCATCGGACCGCGCCACTGTCAAAACCGGAAAAACTGGACCAGCAAACCGTACAAACCAGCTTCGTGGGCTGAACACGATCTTTCCGGCACGTCACCCGGCCACCAAACTTGAGGACGCCGATTTATTCGGCGGCCTCCTCGAGAAGTGACTCGAATAAGGTCGCAAGCAGCCGACCTCAGCTCCCTCGCCGGCCCTGACGCATCGTGGCCAGCACGACGTCGGCGGCGAGCACGCTCGGTGACTTGTTGCCGGTCGACATAATCCGGTCGAGCTGGGCAAAGGCCTCGACCTGCTGCCGCCGCAGCGGGGAATCGGTCAGCACGTCATGAAGCGCGGGCGCCAGCTTCTCTGGCGTGCAGTCTTCCTGAAGATATTCCGGAATGACATCCCTGCCGAATACGAGATTGGCGAGAATCACCGAGGAGACGCGGATGGCGCGGCGCAGGATGAAGGCCTCGATCGCGCCGACGCGATAGGCCGTCACCATCGGAATGCCCGACAGCGCGAGCTCCAGCGTCACCGTGCCGGATTTGGCCAGCGCCGCATGCGCGATGCGGAAGGCGGCGCGCTTCTCGTTCTCGCCGATCACGATGCTCGGCTTGACCGGCCAGCTTGCGATGCCCTCGCGGATGGTGGCTTCCAGATGCGGCAT contains:
- a CDS encoding phosphatase PAP2 family protein; the encoded protein is MAGNAGNAGNAGNAGNAGNVANAGSGGGGWIFPDRVDLPFITETGVSTNRTTVTEFPDRSWTPDWYAWRLLAEFAIHGGWSSITVAPPNLANTGAEIDALVTMAKDERADALGEIFAQNDEFLSYFMALLSVTPNSHPNTCRVIATASLIALQVAMHWKAHYKRPRPSQICPALLPPIQVPGHASYPSGHATQAHLIALGLKSVIPASVRPMADDLTVLAGRIARNRQIAGLHYQSDTDAGVRLASDIYNILVDTTSVPSFDALITAAQGEWP
- a CDS encoding G1 family glutamic endopeptidase, with amino-acid sequence MIARASGVEQHELPTRDDLNAGLRRQILLPPPPPPKDFDALSADARALEFYRLPPKPPLRAGRRAESLWARLLSKPIEVLPMIYPGSATDFRVNRGRLGSGYPGRHETSFNWSGACIAATEGTQFTQVWGAWEVPKPSAPSPAPGDYRCSTWIGIDGHRRFDNSLPQIGTTQRIVVAADGSVAPPSAEAWVQWWFRGDRDTGPWTLPNFPVQPGDHVRCVLTVIAQDHVRFFIKNETQGGKSLSVDLLAPTIPLPYPIGLPIEFPARGRTAEWVTERPTILHATDLYRLPNYGSVTFDDCFALAGTGGIGYQPQDLGNARLIKMIETRDHPHRTAPLSKPEKLDQQTVQTSFVG